CGGGCGAGGTGGCTGGTGTGGCCGCCGGTCCGGTTCCCCTGCTGGAGCCACTCGAAGGAGAGGGAGCTTTCAGCGGCGACGGAGCGGTCGATGCGGTCGCCAAAGCCTTCCAGCGTGGCGAGGCGCTCGTGGCTCTCGGGGTCGATACGGTCCGCGACGATCTCTCGGACGCGGTCGAGGTAGCCATCGAAGCCGAAGACGACCCGGCCCGTGTCGATAGCGTCGGGAAGCGCACCGCTGGCGGGCAACGCTTCGTCCGCTGCGGCGACGGCTCGGCGCGTCTCCTCGTCCATGGCCTACAGGACGTCGTCGGCTGTCGCGTCCTCGAAGATGACGCCTTCGAGCTTGTCCAGAATGTCGTAGGGGTCATCGCGCTGCCAGACGTTGCGGCCGACGGCGAGGCCGGCGACGCCGACGTCCATGCAGTCCTCGACGAGTTCGAGGAAGTCCCGGTCGGAGGTCTTCGAGCCGCCCGAGAGCAGGACGCGGTTGTCGGCCGCCGAGCGGACGGCGTGGGCCATCGCTTCCTTGTCCCGCGGATACTTGACCTTCGTGAAATCAGCACCCAACTCCAGACCGATGCGGGCCGCGTAGGCGATGGTCGACGGACTCCGGTGCTCCTTGATAGCCTGCCCGCGCGGGTACGACCACATCGCGATGGGAAGGTCGTGGTCCCGTGCGTTCTCTTGGACCGGGCGGAAGTCCTCGAACATGTCGGTCTCGCGGTTGACGCCCGGATAGACGGTGTAGCCGATGGCGTCGGCACCGAGTTCGGCCGCGTAGTCGACCGACCAGTTCTGGGGCGAGTACGGGTCGCCCATCCAGAGGTCCGAGCCGCCATTGAGCTTCGCCAGCAGGTTCACGTCGTCCTCGTAGCTCGGGTAGTACGTCTCGGCGAGACCCTTCCCGACAGCCAGAGCCGTCACGGCATCGTGGGTCGCCATCTCGAACACTTCGCGGGGGTCGAGGCGCTCCTCGACGCCGCTGAACTGCTTAGGACCGTGTTCCAGCCCGTGGTCGTGGGCCAGCACGAGCGTCTTGTCGTTCCGTACGAGCGGTGAGTCACCCAGTGGTCGCATGTGTGGTGTTTCTACCGAGAACGACCATTAACCGTTTTCGGTTCTGATTTGTTACTACTGTTCGCGTTCGTTTTTGAGCGAGAGCGGGAAGTAAGTGTGTTCCAGTGAAAGGTTCGGCTATGCCAGCCGTGGAACTGGACGCCGAACCAGTCGACCGTTTCGCGATCTCCACGTCGAGGACGAATCGTCCGACGACGTCGTGACGGCGCTCATCAACATCGACGAAGCCGAGGAGCTGACGCTGTTCCACGACGGCGACGAGTACTAACCCTGGGCCTGCTCACAGACGGACTTCCAGCGCCCGTTTGACTCCAATTTCTCCTGTAGCTGCTCAGCGTACGCCTGCGCGAGCTGTGCCGCTTCCTCTTCCTGTTGCTTGTTGCCACCGCCGCCGGACCCACTCAGTCCGAGCGCGTCCTTGACGCCCGAGAGGAGGCCGCCCCCGGAGCTACCGCTGTCCCCGCCGGGACCGCCCATCGGCCCCTGATTTGCGACTCGTTCCATCTCCGGCATGACGCTGGAGAGCTTCGACGTATCGGCGACGATGCGCGCAGCGTCGGGGTCGCCCGGATTCTCGATCTCGAACTCGACGGCAGTCATCACCAGCCCCCACTGCTGGCTGGAGAACGACGACGCTTTGACCTGTTCGTTGAACCGCTGGTCGACCGCCATCCGTTCGCCGGCGATGCGGTCGGTCCAGTTTGAATCGCTCATGGACTGGTGTTTGCGGGCCGGCGGTATGAGCGTTTCCCGCTTCGTGCGGTGTTCTACGGTAAAAAGCACCGTTTCCGGGCGCTCGTCACGTCTCTGACTGCCCCACTCCCACGTCGTATTGTCTTCAAAACGGTTCCAATATGTTAAGTTAGCTCACGATATACTTGTATCTCAATGACTACTGAGCTTGGGACAGGGCAGGCGACGGGGGACTCTGGTGATGCCGCAGCTATGGACGCTATACGGGAAGCCATGGACGCCATCTCGGCCAGCGAACCGGACTTCTGTCAGATTTTCTGCTCCCCGACATACGATTACGAGGCGGTGCTGTGGGGTGCTCGAAGTGTCGTCGGTTCAGATACCGAGATTGTGGGCTGTTCGTCCTCCGGCGAGTTCACTGAAACGGGCTCGGGGAACGGAACTGTCACAGTCGGCGTCGTTTCGTCGGACTCGATGCGGTTCTTCTCCAGCCTTTCGACGGAACTCAGCGCCGATCCCGAGCGCTGCCTGTTCGAAGCCGTTCATGATCTCCCTGCGAGCGAGGACCCTGCTGTCGATGGGTATCCGCACCGAACGATCATCAACCTCCACGACGGCATGGCCGGCATCGGAAACAAGGTCACTCGACTCACCGAACAGTACCTCGACGACGAGGAGACGCCGGTCGTCGGCGGGTCTGCGGGTGACGACCTCCAGTTACAGCAGACCCACGTCTTCCGGAACGACCGCGTCAAGACGGACGCCGTCGTCCTCGCGCTCATTGCCTCAGAGGACCCGCTTCCAGTGACAGTCAACCACGGCCACGAACCGATCTCCGAGGCGATGACGGTAACCCGAGCAGAGGGAAGCACCGTGTACGAACTCGACGGCAGACCTGCCTTCGAGGCTTGGCGGGACGCGATTCGAGCGGATGCGATGGAGACATACGATATCGATGTCGACGAGCTGGAAGCAGGGTCTGAGGACCTCGTCATGCTGCTCGGCCGCTACGAACTCGGTATCGAGTCGGAGCCGGACGCGGATGCGGACGGACTCGCTTCCCGAATCAAGACCTTCATCGAGAGCAAGCTCATCTCGACGCAGGGATACAACATCCGATGGCCGGGTCACACAACCGACACCGAAGGGCCACTGGATTTCGCCGTCACCGTCTCCGAAGGGACGGAAGTGCGGGTGACACACAGTAATAAATCCGATCAGGTGTATGCGGTCCGGAACGCCGCGACCAACGCCGTCAATGAACTCCGCGGCGGCAGCGTGGCGGGTGGGTTCGTGTACGACTGCGCCTGCCGTGCGATGATTCTCGGCGACGACTTCGATGACGCCGTCGACACGATTCACAGCGCTATCGACGCGCCCTTCGCCGGCTTCGAAACCTACGGTGAAGTCTGTTCGGCCGACGAGGATTACACTGGCTATCATAACACGTCCTCAGTCATCCTGCTGTTCCCGGAGTGACGACTACAGGACTGCTGCCGGCGAAAAATAACGCCTTCTCCGTTCTGCCGCTCAGACGCCGGACTCGATAGTGATTTCGGCGTGTAGCTCGTCCTGCAGCGCCGAGTGGACGTGACAGATGTCCTCGGCGAGTTCCACGATGTCCTGCTCTTCGTCGGCAAGTGACTCCTCGACCTCGACGTGGAAGTCGATATACTCCAGATCGTCGTCCTCGTCGAGACCTGCGGCGACCTCGACGTCGACGCTGCCGATGTCTTCGTGGCCGTACTTGTCGGCGGCAACACGCAGCGCCGGGATGTAACAGGAGGCGTAGTCGGCGGCCAGCACCTCGTTCGGCGACGGTCCGTTCTCGCTCAACGCGTCGACGATGAGTTCCCACTCACCGTTGATGACGCTCTCTACTGTGTAGCCCTCTTCGCACGTGCTTTCGACTTCAATGTCTGCCATAGCACTCTGGAGGGTCACAGCCCTCCCTCTAAACGTTTCCTGCATGGCATCTCGGTCGTGCCCAGAGTAGTCGGACAGCGGTGTGTCCATCTGCCGAAGGATAATACACTTCCAGTCCGTATGTACCGGCAATGGAACACCTCGCACCGTCGAACGTGCCGGTGTACGCCACGCGGGAACACCAGCGCGAAATCTGGGAGCGCTGTCGGGACCGAGGACACCCAGTCCTCGCCGTCCGGGACGCGACGCGGGGGTTCATTGTCCGGTACGACCTCCAGCATCTGTCCTACGAGCTCACAGACGCCACCGTTCAGGCGCTCCGGGACCGTGTCCGGTCTCGCCGACCGTATCCGACGACGACGGACCCGATTTCGGAGACGGAGGGCGTCGGCGGCGAGGCTGGCCCGGTGTCCGGTGAACTCCATGCGGACACCGAACAGGCTGCCAGAGAACTGGCCTCACATATCTCTGGGTTCGTGCTGGACCGGTCGAACTGGCGGTAGTACCGAACCAACGTGGACGTGGCTTTTTGCCACAGCCGTGCCTTGAGTTCGTATGGCAGTCGCCCGACACGAGACCGGTCCGCTCGCGGCCGTGAGTGCCCTTGCTTCTCAGATCCATCCGGTGTTTATGTTGCCGCCGCTAGCGACCTCGTTGTTCGGTGGGTTGCTCTCCGGGGGATTCTGGCCGCCGGTGGCCGCGCTCCACGCGGGCGCGATGTTCTTCGCGGTCTACACGGCCCACGTCAAGGACGGCTACGTCGATTTCCACGTCCGCGGCGAGGATGACGATCATCCCCTCACCGGTTCGGGCTGTCGGATGGCGCTGGTCGGTGCCGGCATCGGCTTCGCGCTCTGTACGGCGGGCATCTGGGTGCTGGTCGGTCCCGTTGCGGCGCTGCTGACGGTTCCGACTTGGGGTATCGGCTACACCCACGCGCCGCAACTGGATATGAATCCCGTCGGTGCGACGATGGGCTATCCGACGGGTATCGCGCTGGCGCTGCTGGGTGGCTACTACGCTCAGGCGATGACGCTGACGCCGCGTGCCGTCGGTCTCGCGGCCGTATTTCTCCTGTTACTGACTGGCATCAAGATTATCGACGACGAGCAGGACTACGACTACGACCGGTCGATACAGAAACGGACCGTCGCCGTCGTACTGGGCCATCAACGCGCCCGGCGGCTCGCGCTCGGCCTGTTCGCAGCGGGCCTTCTCGGAATCGTGGGGCTGTCCGTGGCATTGCCCGGCATCCCGCCGAGTGCCGCGGCGGCTGCACTCGTCTTCGGGACGGTTGTGGCTATCGCCCAGCGAGGCGACCCTGAAACCGCGACGATGCTTTTGATTCGCGGGTCGTATCTCCTGTTGGCCGTCCTCGTTACCGCCGTCTGGTTCCGGCCGCTAGCGTGAGGCTGTGGCTGTTCTGCCAGTCGCTGGTCCACTGGCCGTTCGAAACTGCTATGGCTCGACCCGCTCCTCGTTGTCAGCCCGAAACGTGTGTGAGGACGTGAGTCGCAGAGACGACCAGCGAAATCGTCACCATCGAGACAGCCATGACACCGGCGACGACCG
The Haloarcula sp. CBA1129 genome window above contains:
- a CDS encoding class I fructose-bisphosphate aldolase codes for the protein MRPLGDSPLVRNDKTLVLAHDHGLEHGPKQFSGVEERLDPREVFEMATHDAVTALAVGKGLAETYYPSYEDDVNLLAKLNGGSDLWMGDPYSPQNWSVDYAAELGADAIGYTVYPGVNRETDMFEDFRPVQENARDHDLPIAMWSYPRGQAIKEHRSPSTIAYAARIGLELGADFTKVKYPRDKEAMAHAVRSAADNRVLLSGGSKTSDRDFLELVEDCMDVGVAGLAVGRNVWQRDDPYDILDKLEGVIFEDATADDVL
- a CDS encoding OsmC family protein, translated to MADIEVESTCEEGYTVESVINGEWELIVDALSENGPSPNEVLAADYASCYIPALRVAADKYGHEDIGSVDVEVAAGLDEDDDLEYIDFHVEVEESLADEEQDIVELAEDICHVHSALQDELHAEITIESGV
- a CDS encoding UbiA family prenyltransferase, which translates into the protein MAVARHETGPLAAVSALASQIHPVFMLPPLATSLFGGLLSGGFWPPVAALHAGAMFFAVYTAHVKDGYVDFHVRGEDDDHPLTGSGCRMALVGAGIGFALCTAGIWVLVGPVAALLTVPTWGIGYTHAPQLDMNPVGATMGYPTGIALALLGGYYAQAMTLTPRAVGLAAVFLLLLTGIKIIDDEQDYDYDRSIQKRTVAVVLGHQRARRLALGLFAAGLLGIVGLSVALPGIPPSAAAAALVFGTVVAIAQRGDPETATMLLIRGSYLLLAVLVTAVWFRPLA
- a CDS encoding FIST signal transduction protein, with protein sequence MTTELGTGQATGDSGDAAAMDAIREAMDAISASEPDFCQIFCSPTYDYEAVLWGARSVVGSDTEIVGCSSSGEFTETGSGNGTVTVGVVSSDSMRFFSSLSTELSADPERCLFEAVHDLPASEDPAVDGYPHRTIINLHDGMAGIGNKVTRLTEQYLDDEETPVVGGSAGDDLQLQQTHVFRNDRVKTDAVVLALIASEDPLPVTVNHGHEPISEAMTVTRAEGSTVYELDGRPAFEAWRDAIRADAMETYDIDVDELEAGSEDLVMLLGRYELGIESEPDADADGLASRIKTFIESKLISTQGYNIRWPGHTTDTEGPLDFAVTVSEGTEVRVTHSNKSDQVYAVRNAATNAVNELRGGSVAGGFVYDCACRAMILGDDFDDAVDTIHSAIDAPFAGFETYGEVCSADEDYTGYHNTSSVILLFPE
- a CDS encoding DUF5799 family protein — its product is MSDSNWTDRIAGERMAVDQRFNEQVKASSFSSQQWGLVMTAVEFEIENPGDPDAARIVADTSKLSSVMPEMERVANQGPMGGPGGDSGSSGGGLLSGVKDALGLSGSGGGGNKQQEEEAAQLAQAYAEQLQEKLESNGRWKSVCEQAQG